One Candidatus Binataceae bacterium DNA segment encodes these proteins:
- the dnaE gene encoding DNA polymerase III subunit alpha, translating into MSFVHLHVHTQYSLLDGANKIAPLFEHVKSSGMPAIAMTDHGNMFGAVEFFQKARQNGVKPIIGCEAYLAPGKRSDRSQTQRGDDVEGGSNFHLILLAQSRAGYRNLCRLLTAAYQEGLYYKPRIDKEILAENSEGLIVLSGCLSGEVARALRGGRLDKAREAAEWYARTFPGRFYLELQDNALHGPLNEALREIGRTAGIPLVATNDCHYLHRDDAKAHEVLLCIQTGKTLADESRWRFDTDELYVKTPEEMIAAFGADSEEIRNTVAIANQVDFEFEFGKFHFPIFDPNYRDADAEVAAPTAPALSNDLDALLEERVRSGLAERLAELHARRGEFEDAAYAERIDRELPVIREMGFSGYMLIVADFIDYARGLGIPVGPGRGSVVGSLVSYALRITEVDPIEHKLLFERWLNPGRRSMPDIDVDFCFERRDEVLAYVRKKYGDDRVAQIITFGTIKGKQAIRDVGRVLGLSFAETDRIVKLYPAPKQGRDFPLADALEMEPRLKAEREKYRDLFDYAFKLEGLLRHASRHAAGVVIADAPLRDLVPLYVDKERHENPIAITQYSMKGVEEIGLIKFDFLALKNLTLIKDTLDLIAAGGAVPPDLNRLNLDDAESYKLIARGDTVGVFQLEGSGMRRFLSDLKPSCFEDVIAAISLFRPGTLDAGMVDPFIRRKQGKEPVEYDHPLLEPVLRDTYGVIIYQEQVMRAAQALAGYTLEEADILRAAMGKKSIAVMEKEREHFIAGAVKNGVDKAQAIAIFEKIATFASYGFNRSHAAAYALTSYTTAYLKAHFPREFMAALMSLDMDETDKTYKNIAALREMRVRVLPPDVNQSRVKFTVSGEAIRFGLGAIRGVGAKSGEEIIAVRERGGGEFKSLADFCLRVGAQLLNRRVLEALIKCGALDFIGIARAALAAQVDDALKLAQRAQDDAVKNQISLFGKSNEPPALMPRAAVAEWPQKELLEYEKETLGFYITAHPLDKYERELRRLGKLTTADLPNAPDGSKVQLAGVVQAVKLKNNKAGKRYATFSLEDREGVAECIVWPEAYQKYEAIISGNEPVVAKGKLDVGDERAQLILDELVPLNLALTEAVREVRIRAPRAQLVNGDLERLKDLLRRYRGQSITYLHLGLDDGNEAVFLLGDDYRIAPTEAFVAEISELLSADSVQLR; encoded by the coding sequence ATGAGTTTCGTACATCTGCACGTGCATACGCAGTACAGCCTGCTCGACGGCGCCAACAAGATCGCGCCGCTCTTCGAGCACGTCAAAAGCTCCGGGATGCCCGCGATCGCGATGACTGATCATGGCAATATGTTCGGCGCTGTCGAATTTTTTCAAAAAGCGCGCCAGAACGGCGTCAAACCGATTATCGGATGCGAGGCCTATCTCGCGCCGGGCAAACGCAGCGATCGCTCACAGACGCAGCGCGGCGACGACGTCGAAGGTGGCAGCAACTTCCATCTGATTTTGCTGGCGCAATCGCGCGCGGGCTATCGGAATCTGTGTCGCCTGCTGACGGCGGCTTACCAGGAAGGGCTCTACTACAAGCCGCGCATCGACAAGGAAATTCTGGCGGAAAATTCCGAAGGGCTGATCGTGCTCTCGGGATGTCTGAGCGGGGAAGTCGCACGCGCCCTTCGCGGCGGCCGGCTCGACAAGGCGCGCGAAGCCGCCGAATGGTACGCACGTACTTTCCCGGGTCGTTTCTATCTCGAATTGCAGGATAACGCTTTGCACGGCCCGCTCAATGAGGCGTTGCGCGAGATCGGCCGCACGGCCGGGATTCCGCTGGTCGCCACCAACGATTGTCATTATCTCCATCGCGACGACGCCAAAGCGCACGAGGTCCTGCTGTGTATCCAGACCGGCAAGACCCTCGCCGACGAAAGCCGCTGGCGCTTCGACACCGACGAGCTCTACGTCAAGACGCCCGAAGAGATGATCGCGGCGTTTGGCGCCGATTCGGAAGAGATTCGCAACACCGTGGCGATCGCGAATCAGGTCGATTTCGAGTTCGAATTCGGCAAGTTTCACTTTCCAATCTTCGATCCCAACTATCGCGATGCGGACGCCGAGGTGGCGGCGCCTACGGCGCCTGCGCTCAGTAACGATCTCGATGCGCTACTCGAAGAGCGCGTGCGCTCCGGTTTGGCGGAGCGTCTTGCGGAGTTGCATGCGCGGCGCGGTGAGTTCGAGGACGCCGCCTACGCAGAGCGGATCGATCGCGAATTGCCGGTAATCCGCGAGATGGGCTTCTCCGGCTATATGCTGATCGTCGCCGACTTCATCGATTATGCGCGCGGGCTCGGAATTCCGGTCGGACCCGGCCGCGGCTCGGTCGTCGGCAGCCTGGTCTCATATGCCCTGCGTATCACGGAAGTCGATCCGATCGAGCACAAGCTGTTGTTCGAGCGCTGGCTCAATCCGGGGCGCCGCTCAATGCCGGATATCGACGTGGATTTCTGCTTCGAGCGGCGCGACGAAGTGCTGGCCTACGTGCGCAAGAAGTATGGCGACGATCGCGTCGCGCAGATCATCACGTTCGGAACGATCAAGGGTAAGCAGGCGATTCGCGACGTCGGGCGCGTGCTCGGGCTGTCGTTCGCGGAGACCGATCGTATCGTCAAGCTCTATCCGGCGCCCAAGCAGGGTCGCGATTTTCCGCTGGCCGACGCCCTCGAGATGGAGCCGCGGCTCAAGGCCGAGCGCGAAAAGTATCGCGACCTGTTTGATTACGCCTTCAAGCTCGAAGGGCTGCTGCGCCACGCCTCGCGCCACGCGGCCGGGGTCGTGATTGCCGACGCGCCGCTGCGCGACCTCGTGCCGCTGTACGTGGACAAGGAACGTCACGAGAATCCGATCGCGATCACGCAATACTCCATGAAGGGCGTCGAGGAGATCGGCCTGATCAAGTTCGATTTCCTCGCGCTCAAGAATCTGACCCTGATCAAGGACACGCTGGATCTGATCGCGGCCGGCGGCGCCGTGCCGCCCGATCTGAACCGCCTCAATCTCGACGACGCCGAGAGTTACAAACTAATCGCGCGCGGCGACACGGTCGGGGTGTTTCAGCTCGAAGGCTCCGGCATGCGGCGCTTTCTCAGCGACCTCAAACCCTCGTGTTTCGAGGACGTGATCGCGGCGATTTCGCTCTTTCGCCCCGGCACGCTCGACGCCGGCATGGTCGATCCCTTCATCCGGCGCAAGCAGGGCAAGGAGCCGGTCGAGTACGACCATCCGCTGCTTGAGCCGGTGCTGCGCGACACCTACGGCGTGATCATCTACCAGGAGCAGGTGATGCGCGCGGCGCAGGCGTTGGCCGGCTACACGCTGGAGGAAGCCGACATTCTGCGCGCCGCGATGGGCAAGAAGTCGATCGCCGTGATGGAAAAGGAGCGCGAGCATTTTATCGCGGGCGCGGTGAAGAATGGCGTCGATAAAGCCCAGGCGATCGCAATCTTCGAGAAGATCGCGACCTTCGCATCCTACGGCTTCAACCGCTCGCACGCCGCGGCCTATGCGCTGACCTCGTACACGACGGCCTATCTCAAGGCCCATTTCCCGCGCGAGTTCATGGCGGCGCTGATGTCGCTCGACATGGACGAGACCGACAAGACCTACAAAAATATCGCTGCGCTGCGCGAGATGCGGGTTCGGGTGCTGCCGCCCGACGTTAATCAGAGCCGTGTGAAATTCACCGTCAGCGGCGAGGCGATCCGGTTCGGTCTCGGTGCGATTCGGGGCGTCGGCGCCAAGTCGGGCGAGGAGATTATCGCGGTGCGCGAGCGCGGCGGCGGCGAATTCAAGTCGCTCGCGGACTTCTGTCTGCGGGTCGGCGCACAACTGCTGAATCGGCGCGTGCTCGAAGCCCTGATCAAATGCGGCGCGCTGGATTTCATCGGGATCGCACGGGCGGCGCTCGCCGCCCAGGTGGACGATGCCTTGAAGCTCGCCCAGCGGGCGCAGGACGACGCTGTCAAGAATCAGATCAGTCTCTTCGGCAAGAGCAACGAGCCGCCCGCGCTAATGCCGCGCGCTGCGGTGGCGGAATGGCCGCAGAAGGAGCTGCTTGAGTACGAAAAAGAGACGCTGGGTTTTTACATCACCGCTCATCCGCTCGACAAATACGAACGCGAGCTGCGCCGCCTCGGCAAACTGACAACCGCCGATCTCCCCAACGCGCCTGACGGCAGCAAAGTGCAACTCGCAGGTGTGGTGCAGGCGGTCAAGCTCAAGAATAACAAGGCGGGCAAGCGCTACGCGACTTTCTCGCTCGAAGATCGCGAGGGCGTGGCGGAGTGTATCGTCTGGCCCGAGGCCTACCAGAAGTACGAAGCGATCATCAGCGGCAACGAGCCGGTAGTGGCCAAGGGCAAGCTCGATGTCGGCGACGAGCGCGCGCAGCTTATTCTGGATGAATTGGTCCCACTCAATCTCGCGCTGACCGAGGCCGTGCGCGAAGTCCGCATCCGCGCGCCACGCGCGCAATTGGTCAACGGCGACCTCGAGCGCCTGAAGGATTTACTCCGCCGCTATCGCGGCCAGTCGATCACCTATCTTCATCTGGGGCTGGATGACGGCAACGAGGCGGTGTTTCTCCTCGGCGACGACTACCGCATTGCCCCGACCGAGGCGTTCGTCGCCGAAATCAGTGAGCTGCTTTCCGCAGACTCGGTGCAACTGCGGTGA
- a CDS encoding cobalamin-independent methionine synthase II family protein, with product MSGAMLIPTTVVGSYPQPDWLVDRENLKKRVPARVRATELWRVPEPWLEQAQDDATLLAIREMERAGVDIISDGEMRRESYSNRFANALGGIDRERLGQGVNRRGGPDVVPLVSGPIRREAPVEVRDLSFLRANTDRQVKITLPGPFTMARQAENGFYPTEEALAMAYADAVNREVKDLFAAGADVVQLDEPYMDSFPDQARSYAVKAINRALEGVAGATVVHICFGYGHYVRKKNSPYAFLRELDGCVADQISIEAAQPQLDLAILKELPSKVIILGVLDLADRTVESAETVAQRLRTALAILPPERLIAAPDCGMKYLPREVAFGKLQAMVAGARIVREELQGRH from the coding sequence ATGAGCGGAGCGATGCTGATTCCAACGACTGTTGTCGGAAGCTATCCGCAACCCGATTGGCTGGTCGATCGCGAAAATCTGAAAAAGCGCGTGCCCGCACGAGTGCGCGCCACCGAGCTCTGGCGCGTGCCCGAGCCTTGGCTCGAGCAGGCGCAGGACGATGCGACTCTGCTCGCGATCCGCGAGATGGAGCGGGCAGGCGTCGACATTATTTCCGACGGCGAGATGCGCCGCGAAAGCTATTCCAACCGCTTCGCCAACGCGCTCGGCGGCATCGACCGCGAGCGCCTGGGTCAAGGCGTAAATCGCCGCGGTGGGCCCGACGTCGTGCCGCTGGTCTCCGGACCGATCCGCCGCGAAGCGCCGGTCGAAGTGCGCGACTTATCGTTCCTCCGCGCCAATACGGATCGCCAGGTCAAAATCACCCTGCCGGGTCCCTTCACGATGGCGCGCCAGGCCGAAAACGGCTTCTATCCTACTGAGGAAGCGCTTGCGATGGCCTATGCCGACGCCGTCAATCGCGAGGTCAAGGATCTCTTTGCCGCCGGCGCCGACGTCGTTCAGCTCGACGAACCCTATATGGATTCTTTTCCCGATCAGGCGCGCAGCTACGCCGTCAAGGCGATCAACCGTGCGCTCGAGGGCGTTGCGGGCGCGACCGTCGTGCATATCTGCTTCGGCTACGGCCACTATGTCAGAAAGAAGAATTCGCCTTATGCTTTTCTGCGCGAGCTCGACGGCTGCGTCGCCGATCAGATTTCGATCGAGGCGGCGCAACCCCAGCTTGACCTCGCGATCCTCAAGGAGCTGCCGTCGAAGGTGATTATCCTCGGCGTATTGGATCTCGCCGACCGTACCGTCGAATCCGCCGAGACCGTGGCGCAGCGGCTCCGCACGGCACTCGCGATTTTGCCGCCGGAACGGCTGATCGCGGCGCCGGACTGCGGCATGAAGTATCTGCCGCGCGAGGTCGCCTTCGGCAAGTTGCAGGCGATGGTCGCCGGCGCACGAATCGTTCGGGAGGAGCTGCAGGGGCGCCACTAA
- a CDS encoding HNH endonuclease translates to MRKPGSKERIRRFLLAHIGQVISSIQLRDAAGTDVSEWARRVRELREQGWPILTHNDSVELTPGQYLLKEKPPAKALVGFARGISAKLRAEVLDRNGFTCQMCGLTPGDIDPATGRTVRLHLGHIKDKSLGGKNELSNLRALCSTCNQGAKNITTEKPTAIWLLSQLGRAGIVEQRAVHEWLRKKFGSE, encoded by the coding sequence GTGCGTAAACCGGGCTCAAAAGAGCGAATTAGGCGATTCCTGCTCGCGCACATTGGACAAGTTATCAGTTCCATTCAGCTTCGCGACGCCGCGGGAACAGACGTCAGCGAATGGGCCCGGCGCGTGCGCGAATTGCGCGAGCAAGGCTGGCCCATCCTCACCCACAATGATTCTGTCGAGCTCACGCCGGGTCAGTATCTCCTCAAGGAAAAGCCTCCGGCAAAAGCTTTGGTGGGATTTGCGCGCGGCATCTCGGCAAAACTCCGCGCTGAAGTCCTCGATCGCAATGGTTTCACTTGCCAAATGTGCGGTCTTACTCCCGGTGACATCGACCCGGCAACCGGGCGGACGGTCCGCTTGCATCTCGGCCATATCAAAGACAAAAGCTTGGGCGGGAAAAATGAACTTTCAAATCTTCGCGCGTTGTGTTCGACCTGCAATCAGGGCGCGAAGAACATCACCACCGAAAAGCCCACTGCGATCTGGCTTCTGTCTCAATTAGGACGAGCGGGTATCGTTGAACAGCGTGCCGTGCATGAGTGGCTTCGCAAGAAATTCGGAAGTGAATGA
- a CDS encoding APC family permease: protein MDPRTDVTSHSDSAQTATAASEKRTLSAILIGPARDVRDPHVFHSLSLVAFLAWVGLGSDGLSSSCYGPEEAFLALGPHKYLAVFLAMLTALTVFIISASYSQTIDEFPSGGGGYLVATKLLGPRAGLTSGAALVIDYVLTISISIASGADAIFSFLPVGWLPYKFWICVFVVIILIGMNLRGVKESVLILLPIFIAFVITHVWLIAYALIVKAPVLPHVTADAMHQVREGIHGIGFVALAIIFLRAYSLGGGTYTGIEAVSNGLPILREPRTVTGKHTMIYMSISLAFVAGGILFGYMLYDVGPVHGETLNAVLFERMATHWHLGRLAVGRPIITFTLLTEGALLFVAAQTGFVDGPRVLATMATDRWLPRRFSNLSARLVTQDGVLAIGLAAGVILVGTHANVDLLVVLYAINVFVTFTLSQLGMTVHWWTARKTEPHWMHKIAINGIGCAFTGLILILTVTLKFNQGGWVTIVMTGGLIAVCYAVRMHYDRVRKAIAQLEADILPEIFAADEKPPAERDPNAPTAVILVNGFNGLGLATLTTIQRLFGAQFRNVVFLGVAEVDSSQLKGPEEVKDLEQHLADDLVEYCRFAADLGFYPELRAGIGPDVVIELNRLALGVAREFPHSVFFAGKLVFTGELDGYISRFLHNHTALELQNRLQANGLSLVILPVRVMASHPPPKVALATPSPAPAINA from the coding sequence ATGGACCCTCGAACCGACGTTACAAGCCATAGCGACTCCGCCCAGACGGCTACCGCCGCGAGCGAGAAACGCACGCTCTCGGCAATCCTGATTGGACCGGCGCGCGACGTCCGTGACCCGCACGTCTTTCACAGCCTCTCGCTGGTGGCCTTCCTGGCCTGGGTTGGGCTGGGCTCCGACGGACTAAGCTCGTCGTGCTACGGTCCGGAAGAAGCCTTTCTCGCGCTGGGGCCGCACAAGTATCTCGCGGTCTTTCTCGCGATGCTCACCGCGCTCACCGTCTTCATCATCTCAGCCTCCTACTCGCAAACCATCGACGAATTCCCCTCCGGCGGCGGTGGTTATCTGGTCGCAACCAAATTGCTGGGCCCGCGCGCCGGCCTCACCTCAGGCGCCGCTCTGGTAATCGACTACGTCCTCACCATCTCGATTTCGATCGCGAGCGGGGCCGACGCCATCTTCAGCTTCCTGCCCGTCGGATGGCTCCCCTACAAATTTTGGATCTGCGTCTTCGTCGTCATCATTCTAATCGGGATGAATCTGCGCGGTGTCAAAGAGTCGGTCTTGATCCTGCTGCCGATTTTCATTGCTTTCGTGATTACGCACGTCTGGCTGATAGCTTATGCGCTGATCGTTAAAGCTCCCGTGCTGCCACATGTCACTGCCGACGCGATGCATCAGGTGCGCGAAGGCATCCACGGCATCGGCTTCGTCGCCCTCGCGATCATCTTCCTGCGCGCCTACAGCCTCGGCGGCGGCACCTACACCGGTATCGAGGCGGTCAGCAACGGCCTGCCCATCCTGCGCGAGCCGCGCACCGTCACCGGCAAGCACACCATGATCTATATGTCGATCTCGCTGGCCTTCGTCGCTGGCGGGATCCTGTTTGGATATATGCTCTATGATGTCGGCCCGGTGCACGGCGAGACCCTCAACGCTGTGCTCTTTGAGCGGATGGCCACGCATTGGCATCTCGGCCGCCTCGCGGTCGGCCGCCCGATCATCACCTTCACGCTGCTCACCGAAGGCGCTCTGCTCTTCGTCGCCGCGCAGACCGGTTTCGTCGATGGTCCCCGCGTGCTCGCCACGATGGCGACTGATCGCTGGCTGCCGCGGCGTTTTTCCAACTTGAGCGCCCGGTTGGTGACGCAGGACGGCGTGCTCGCGATCGGCCTGGCGGCTGGCGTCATCCTGGTCGGCACCCACGCCAACGTCGATCTGCTGGTGGTGCTCTACGCGATCAACGTCTTCGTCACCTTCACGCTCTCGCAGCTCGGGATGACGGTGCATTGGTGGACGGCGCGCAAGACCGAGCCGCACTGGATGCATAAAATTGCTATCAACGGCATTGGCTGCGCCTTCACCGGCCTCATTCTGATTCTCACCGTGACCCTCAAATTCAACCAGGGCGGGTGGGTTACGATCGTGATGACCGGCGGGCTGATCGCGGTCTGCTACGCCGTGCGGATGCACTATGACCGCGTGCGCAAGGCCATCGCCCAACTCGAAGCCGACATCCTGCCGGAAATCTTCGCCGCCGACGAAAAACCGCCCGCCGAGCGCGACCCCAACGCGCCCACCGCGGTCATCCTGGTTAATGGTTTCAACGGCCTTGGGCTCGCGACTTTGACGACGATTCAGCGGCTGTTCGGTGCGCAGTTCCGCAATGTCGTTTTTCTCGGCGTCGCAGAGGTTGACTCGTCGCAGCTCAAGGGACCAGAGGAGGTCAAGGACCTCGAGCAGCATCTCGCCGACGACTTGGTCGAGTATTGCCGCTTCGCCGCCGACCTCGGCTTCTATCCCGAACTGCGCGCCGGCATTGGTCCTGACGTCGTGATCGAGCTCAACCGTCTCGCGCTTGGAGTTGCGCGCGAGTTCCCGCACTCGGTCTTTTTTGCCGGCAAACTGGTCTTCACCGGCGAGCTCGACGGCTATATCAGCCGCTTCCTGCACAATCACACGGCGCTCGAATTGCAGAACCGCCTGCAGGCCAACGGCCTCAGCCTGGTCATCCTGCCGGTGCGCGTGATGGCCTCCCACCCCCCGCCCAAAGTCGCCCTCGCAACTCCCTCCCCCGCCCCCGCAATCAACGCCTAA
- a CDS encoding bifunctional 5,10-methylenetetrahydrofolate dehydrogenase/5,10-methenyltetrahydrofolate cyclohydrolase, with protein sequence MSAIIMDGRILSARLQPQLRAHADEIVKHCGITPTLGAIWAGDDAASIQYVRNKRRMAEDLGFSTEIITMPAAAATTENLLATIQRFNDDPRITGILLQLPLPARVDTFRLFDAIAPAKDVDAVGASSLSGFYRGEWGRFIPCTPRGVLTLLEHHAVPVDGMRAAVIGRSDIAGKPLALILGGRLMNATVTWCHRHTLNLAEICRDADLLVSCAGADLGPDRFLVDAGMVKPGACVIDVGFRRIAPGRFAGDVDFAAVSQVAKWITPNPGGTGPMTVVALMQNLIDAARYRLGLERAHYTV encoded by the coding sequence ATGTCTGCTATAATCATGGACGGCCGCATACTGAGCGCGCGCCTCCAGCCGCAGTTGCGCGCTCATGCGGATGAAATCGTCAAGCACTGCGGCATAACCCCAACCCTTGGTGCAATTTGGGCGGGCGATGATGCGGCGTCGATCCAGTACGTGCGCAACAAGCGACGGATGGCTGAGGACCTTGGCTTCTCGACCGAGATCATAACGATGCCCGCGGCGGCCGCAACCACCGAAAATCTGCTCGCCACCATCCAACGCTTCAACGATGATCCGCGGATCACCGGCATCCTTTTGCAGTTGCCGCTGCCCGCACGCGTCGACACCTTTCGCCTCTTCGACGCGATCGCTCCAGCAAAAGACGTCGACGCCGTCGGCGCGAGCAGTCTCAGCGGCTTCTACCGCGGCGAGTGGGGTCGCTTCATTCCTTGTACACCGCGCGGCGTGCTGACGCTGCTCGAACATCACGCCGTGCCGGTCGACGGGATGCGCGCGGCGGTAATTGGCCGCAGCGATATCGCGGGCAAGCCGCTCGCGCTCATCCTAGGCGGTCGTCTCATGAATGCCACCGTCACCTGGTGCCATCGCCATACGCTGAATCTCGCCGAAATCTGTCGCGACGCCGACCTTCTGGTCTCTTGCGCAGGCGCCGACCTCGGCCCCGATCGTTTCCTCGTTGACGCCGGCATGGTAAAGCCGGGCGCCTGCGTCATCGATGTTGGCTTTCGCCGTATCGCCCCCGGACGCTTTGCCGGCGACGTCGATTTCGCCGCGGTCAGCCAGGTCGCAAAATGGATCACCCCGAATCCTGGCGGCACTGGCCCGATGACGGTCGTCGCCCTCATGCAGAATCTCATCGACGCGGCGCGCTATCGCCTCGGCCTTGAACGCGCCCACTACACAGTGTGA
- a CDS encoding S24 family peptidase — MSTDVENEFRRRLRLIMQQFGSVADLAKAVGVSDNAIYKWVSGRGQPSMTSLVSLAQAAGVSVEWLATGHGGSTKDQMDIAKTRNVSAPAVVSLPREVVALAESVSQLRSTQIVDYLSFQAEWLRRQLGVEPTQVALIEALGDAMAPTIDEGDLCLIDLRSPRVRYDGLYALYDGVDLSIKRLQREPDGTITIRSDNPAYSSQRVGAEEVVLAGRVLWIGGKA; from the coding sequence ATGTCAACAGACGTAGAGAATGAATTTCGCCGACGCCTCCGCCTGATCATGCAGCAATTCGGCTCAGTGGCTGACTTGGCCAAGGCCGTCGGGGTCTCGGACAACGCAATTTACAAATGGGTCTCAGGACGTGGGCAGCCCAGCATGACGAGTCTAGTCAGCCTTGCTCAGGCCGCCGGAGTTTCGGTTGAATGGCTCGCCACGGGCCATGGCGGCTCAACCAAAGATCAGATGGACATCGCGAAAACCCGCAACGTCTCCGCCCCTGCCGTCGTCTCCCTGCCGCGCGAGGTCGTCGCTCTCGCCGAATCAGTTTCCCAGCTCAGAAGCACCCAAATCGTTGATTACTTGAGCTTTCAGGCCGAATGGTTGCGACGGCAACTCGGAGTCGAGCCCACACAGGTCGCTTTGATCGAAGCGCTCGGCGACGCGATGGCGCCCACGATCGATGAGGGCGACCTTTGCCTGATCGACTTGCGCAGCCCGCGTGTCAGGTATGACGGGCTCTATGCGCTGTACGACGGAGTCGATCTTTCAATCAAACGTCTGCAGCGCGAGCCCGACGGGACGATCACCATTCGCAGCGACAACCCGGCCTATAGCTCGCAGCGGGTGGGCGCCGAAGAAGTCGTGCTGGCCGGGCGCGTCCTGTGGATTGGCGGCAAAGCCTAG
- a CDS encoding DUF3883 domain-containing protein, producing the protein MADEAKVGTHWHDDELDAIVADYFDMLAAELSGQPYVKSSHNQALMARIGRTHRSVEFKHQNISAVLDELGMPWIPGYKPKRNYQNAIFAAIDRYLTNHAAILEPLPALPLVVTPSPARIFVDPPALTSADETKPGPLRRLIRKFDAVERDHRNRSLGRAGEEFVLAIERQRLTEAGRPDLASRIRWTAAEDGDGAGYDVLSFDPGGRDRLLEVKTTNGSARTPFFLTRNERDLANERPADWRIYRVHLFATERRIFTIAPPLENAVNLSPDTWRASF; encoded by the coding sequence ATGGCTGACGAAGCGAAAGTCGGCACGCATTGGCATGATGACGAATTGGACGCCATCGTAGCGGATTACTTCGACATGCTCGCTGCTGAACTCTCCGGACAACCATATGTTAAATCGAGCCATAACCAAGCCCTCATGGCCCGGATTGGCAGAACCCACCGCTCTGTTGAATTCAAGCACCAGAACATCTCGGCCGTGCTCGATGAATTAGGCATGCCTTGGATTCCAGGCTACAAGCCCAAGAGGAATTATCAGAACGCCATCTTCGCCGCGATCGACCGCTACCTGACGAACCACGCGGCGATTCTTGAGCCACTCCCAGCTTTACCGCTGGTGGTTACCCCGTCCCCTGCCCGAATCTTTGTCGATCCGCCCGCGCTCACATCCGCCGATGAAACGAAGCCGGGACCACTCCGCCGTCTCATCCGCAAATTCGATGCTGTCGAGCGGGACCACCGCAACCGTTCCCTCGGCCGCGCGGGCGAAGAATTTGTTCTCGCGATAGAGCGGCAGCGGCTTACAGAAGCCGGCCGTCCAGACCTCGCCAGCCGGATCCGCTGGACTGCAGCTGAAGACGGCGACGGCGCAGGTTATGATGTTCTGTCGTTCGATCCTGGCGGCCGTGATCGCCTGCTGGAAGTTAAGACCACGAATGGATCAGCACGGACGCCTTTTTTCCTGACCCGCAACGAGCGCGATTTGGCAAATGAGCGCCCCGCCGACTGGCGCATCTATCGTGTTCACCTCTTCGCTACAGAACGCCGCATCTTTACTATCGCCCCGCCGTTGGAGAATGCGGTTAATCTCAGCCCCGACACTTGGCGCGCATCCTTCTGA
- a CDS encoding PaaI family thioesterase has translation MSIAHNLLMTKAPREEFPALATLEDGPFSILLGLKVEQAAAGRVTVRMPFNLQLLNFGPPDVPIHGGAIATLADFAACAAVWTLPQTRSSATISMTVNYTAPGVRSDLLACATVRRAGRRVASLNVEIRDDAQSLVADALITYKIA, from the coding sequence GTGTCAATCGCGCACAATCTCCTGATGACGAAGGCTCCGCGCGAAGAATTCCCGGCGCTCGCGACGCTCGAGGACGGCCCCTTCTCGATCCTGCTCGGACTCAAGGTCGAGCAGGCCGCGGCGGGCCGCGTGACCGTGCGGATGCCGTTTAATCTCCAGCTGCTCAACTTCGGGCCGCCCGATGTCCCGATTCATGGCGGCGCAATCGCGACGCTGGCTGATTTCGCCGCCTGCGCCGCGGTCTGGACCTTGCCCCAGACCCGCAGCAGCGCGACCATTTCGATGACCGTGAACTACACCGCGCCGGGGGTCCGGAGCGATCTCCTCGCCTGCGCGACGGTGCGACGCGCGGGGCGTCGGGTCGCGAGCCTCAATGTCGAGATTCGCGACGACGCTCAAAGCCTCGTCGCCGACGCCCTCATCACCTACAAGATTGCCTGA
- a CDS encoding DNA cytosine methyltransferase, with translation MKEGGRKFRLLDLFCCAGGAGVGYSRAGFEIVGVDIEPQSNYPFEFIQADALALNPEFIASFDAVHASPPCQSYSDLVKRDGNGHAWPRLIEPVRTMLVCTGLPYCQCDTMAQAARKRQGWKCAVIWECELKDSRAAMKAVTRFLSQNHGTSSQTHFYSPAGPSYSRHG, from the coding sequence ATGAAGGAGGGCGGACGGAAGTTCAGACTTCTCGATTTATTCTGTTGCGCGGGCGGCGCAGGCGTCGGGTATAGCAGAGCCGGTTTCGAGATTGTGGGCGTGGATATTGAGCCCCAATCCAACTATCCGTTCGAGTTCATTCAAGCTGACGCTCTCGCGCTCAATCCGGAATTTATCGCATCCTTCGACGCGGTTCACGCATCTCCACCGTGTCAATCCTACTCGGACCTTGTGAAGCGAGACGGCAACGGTCACGCGTGGCCGCGACTGATTGAACCGGTTCGAACGATGCTTGTTTGCACCGGACTTCCCTACTGCCAGTGCGACACCATGGCTCAGGCTGCCCGGAAACGGCAGGGCTGGAAATGTGCCGTCATATGGGAATGTGAACTTAAGGATTCACGCGCCGCGATGAAAGCTGTGACGCGGTTTCTTTCGCAAAACCACGGAACGTCCAGCCAGACCCACTTCTACAGTCCGGCTGGTCCTTCTTATTCGCGGCATGGCTGA